Proteins encoded by one window of Tunturibacter psychrotolerans:
- a CDS encoding glycoside hydrolase family 125 protein produces MTYKEISRREMLRVTAGAAASLTLRPSTALATTAPPAFTSKRPATQDRKFRSTAVEAYLTNVSSKIGGPELAWLFQNCYPNTLDTTIEFGSFEGKPDTAVITGDIPAMWLRDSSAQVWPYLPLAAKDVALRRMLEGVIRRQARCILIDPYANAFMADLDAPPLEWSRTDATDMKRGVGERKWELDSLCYPMRLSYGYWRATGDTSPFDETWRSAMTLAVQTMRVQQRKQGLGPYHFQRISKIATETLPCSGYGAPVQPVGLIASGFRPSDDACTFPFLVPSNLFAVTTLGYVAQMANEILHDSALANETTALSSEVAKALQKHAVAQTPQGTIWAYEVDGYGSQLLMDDANIPSLLALPYIQSSPDQALYARTRSFVWSERNPWFFQGSAGEGIGGPHEGKDMIWPMAITTYALTSQSDKEIAHALAMLKHASAGSGFMHESFNRDDATKFTRSWFAWANSLFGELIVNVATTRPALLQAVP; encoded by the coding sequence ATGACATATAAAGAAATCAGCCGCCGCGAGATGCTGCGAGTGACAGCAGGAGCCGCAGCCTCCCTCACCCTACGGCCTTCGACAGCTTTGGCCACCACTGCGCCACCTGCTTTCACCTCCAAACGCCCTGCCACTCAGGACAGAAAATTTCGCAGCACAGCCGTTGAAGCCTACCTTACAAACGTAAGCAGCAAAATCGGCGGCCCCGAACTGGCGTGGCTCTTTCAAAACTGCTACCCAAACACGCTGGATACCACCATCGAGTTCGGCTCGTTCGAAGGCAAACCAGACACGGCAGTCATCACAGGCGATATTCCCGCGATGTGGCTGCGCGACTCTTCCGCTCAGGTGTGGCCCTATCTCCCGCTGGCTGCCAAAGACGTGGCACTCCGCCGAATGCTCGAAGGCGTCATTCGTCGCCAAGCGAGGTGCATCCTCATCGACCCATACGCAAACGCCTTCATGGCCGACCTCGACGCACCTCCGCTCGAGTGGAGCAGGACCGACGCGACCGACATGAAGCGCGGCGTAGGCGAGCGAAAGTGGGAACTTGACTCGCTCTGCTACCCAATGCGCCTCTCTTACGGGTACTGGCGCGCAACAGGAGATACCTCTCCCTTCGACGAGACCTGGCGCTCCGCGATGACGCTCGCAGTCCAAACTATGCGCGTTCAACAGCGGAAGCAAGGTCTCGGACCCTACCACTTCCAGCGAATCTCAAAGATCGCGACCGAGACATTGCCCTGCAGCGGATACGGCGCTCCGGTGCAGCCTGTAGGTCTCATCGCATCTGGTTTCCGACCGTCAGATGACGCCTGCACCTTCCCGTTCCTCGTCCCATCCAACCTCTTCGCCGTCACAACCCTCGGCTACGTCGCGCAGATGGCCAACGAGATTCTGCACGATTCAGCTCTCGCAAACGAAACCACCGCCTTATCATCTGAGGTAGCCAAGGCGTTGCAAAAACACGCCGTGGCACAAACTCCCCAAGGCACAATCTGGGCTTACGAGGTAGACGGCTACGGTAGCCAGCTCTTGATGGACGATGCCAACATTCCAAGTCTGCTCGCGCTTCCGTACATCCAAAGTTCACCCGATCAGGCTCTCTACGCCCGCACCAGAAGTTTTGTATGGAGCGAACGCAATCCGTGGTTCTTTCAGGGAAGCGCAGGTGAGGGAATCGGTGGCCCTCACGAAGGCAAAGACATGATCTGGCCCATGGCCATCACCACCTACGCACTCACAAGCCAATCGGACAAAGAGATCGCTCACGCCCTCGCCATGCTGAAACATGCCAGCGCCGGATCAGGCTTCATGCACGAGAGCTTCAATCGCGACGACGCCACAAAATTCACGAGAAGCTGGTTCGCCTGGGCAAACTCGTTATTCGGCGAGCTGATAGTAAACGTAGCCACCACACGTCCCGCTTTACTTCAGGCAGTCCCGTAG
- the argE gene encoding acetylornithine deacetylase produces MILAGTLLRELVAIPSVSSMSNRAVVEWIQRALEPLGWHHRLFRYEDAAGVEKLNLIVSPEPMSDGRIEAELAIVCHTDTVPFSAEWIEATDLHEKDGMLHGCGACDVKGFLACMLAAVAGIKTDELNKRLCLVFTSDEEVGCRGARHLLSCDAIHARYAIVGEPTSLAPARAGKGYCLASIKVTGRAAHSAFPEAGRSAIFAAARLLREIEALAQELVQDRNYAFSPPWTTLNVGEVHGGTAKNVVPAECSFLLEWRPIPTQRPEVVLERLRGIIDRMKAEESQEGIEIQVEVLRTDEGFETGVDSAVIRSVMRGSDSEIKTIAFGTEAPWLARMGAEAVVIGPGSMLTAHSPRECVPIAELDACVTMLRRAIGELCG; encoded by the coding sequence ATGATTCTGGCCGGAACATTGCTTCGGGAGCTGGTGGCTATTCCGAGCGTCTCCAGCATGAGCAATCGGGCGGTCGTTGAATGGATTCAGAGGGCACTTGAACCGCTTGGGTGGCATCATCGACTGTTTCGGTATGAGGATGCGGCTGGCGTGGAGAAGTTGAACCTTATTGTGTCGCCGGAACCGATGAGCGATGGGCGGATCGAGGCGGAACTTGCGATTGTGTGTCATACCGACACGGTTCCTTTTAGCGCGGAGTGGATAGAGGCAACCGACCTTCACGAAAAAGATGGGATGCTGCATGGGTGTGGGGCTTGCGATGTGAAAGGTTTTCTTGCGTGTATGCTGGCGGCAGTAGCCGGGATTAAGACGGATGAGCTGAATAAGCGACTATGTCTGGTGTTTACCTCGGATGAAGAGGTGGGTTGCCGGGGAGCGCGGCACCTTCTTTCGTGCGATGCAATTCACGCGAGATACGCGATCGTTGGAGAACCTACCTCACTCGCTCCTGCACGGGCGGGCAAAGGCTATTGTCTTGCTTCGATCAAGGTTACAGGGAGGGCCGCTCACAGTGCGTTCCCTGAGGCTGGGCGATCTGCGATCTTTGCTGCAGCGCGATTGCTGCGAGAGATTGAAGCACTGGCGCAGGAGCTAGTGCAGGATCGGAACTATGCCTTCTCGCCACCGTGGACGACCTTGAATGTTGGAGAGGTTCACGGAGGGACGGCCAAGAATGTTGTGCCGGCGGAGTGTTCCTTTTTATTGGAGTGGAGGCCCATTCCGACTCAGCGCCCGGAGGTTGTTCTTGAGCGGTTGCGAGGGATCATTGATCGGATGAAGGCAGAGGAGAGCCAGGAAGGAATTGAAATACAGGTTGAGGTCTTGAGGACGGATGAAGGGTTCGAGACCGGGGTCGATAGCGCTGTGATTCGTTCCGTTATGAGGGGATCCGATTCCGAAATCAAGACGATTGCCTTCGGGACCGAGGCTCCATGGCTGGCTCGAATGGGAGCTGAGGCTGTTGTGATTGGGCCGGGATCGATGCTCACCGCTCATAGTCCGCGGGAGTGTGTCCCGATCGCTGAACTTGACGCATGTGTGACGATGCTGCGCCGGGCCATTGGAGAGCTTTGCGGCTGA
- a CDS encoding formimidoylglutamate deiminase, whose product MSVSYQPELLYVDGRFRNDYELVVGDDGRIVSVGPVVSMKNLEGVGGSDVRRLPGRALLPGMIDIHSHSFQRALRGKAESRRRSGPDFWSWRNIMYRCALALTPEEIYDVARMAFLEMTLVGITTVGEFHYLHRTPKGEAYADPNLLAKQVIRAAESVGTRIALLRCAYVRAGFELPPDAGQIRFLEPDAERFLIDSETLRNEIAKMPATVSFGLAPHSVRAVPREYLKTISAWAHTHAMPLHMHVAEQPAEIEACVAEYKATPFEFLDQLGLMTHDFTAIHAIHLQDGEIERMGRGKITVGACPTTERNLGDGILAADELIDAGVSIALGTDSHTQTDALENARELESNLRLRHLQRAVLDGRQGEALPALLFDFATRAGARSLHVEAGALEVGKAADFFTVDLSDSSIAGSLPDELLTNVVFSMSPRAVCDVVVDGKVVIDERRHVLEGEIIEAFRRVQTRLGTEL is encoded by the coding sequence ATGAGTGTGTCGTATCAGCCTGAGCTCCTTTACGTCGACGGACGCTTTCGCAACGACTATGAATTGGTTGTGGGGGATGACGGAAGAATCGTTTCCGTTGGGCCGGTGGTGTCCATGAAGAATTTAGAAGGCGTGGGCGGGTCTGATGTTCGGCGGTTGCCGGGTCGCGCTTTGTTGCCTGGGATGATTGATATTCATTCGCACTCGTTTCAGCGTGCGCTGAGAGGTAAGGCGGAGTCGAGGCGTCGGAGCGGACCTGACTTCTGGTCGTGGCGCAACATCATGTACCGCTGTGCGCTCGCGCTGACACCGGAAGAGATCTACGATGTTGCACGAATGGCGTTTCTCGAGATGACGCTTGTGGGGATTACTACCGTTGGGGAGTTTCACTATCTTCATCGGACTCCGAAGGGTGAAGCTTATGCCGATCCTAACCTACTGGCGAAACAGGTGATTCGTGCGGCCGAGAGCGTAGGGACACGGATTGCTCTGCTTCGGTGTGCGTATGTTCGTGCGGGCTTTGAGCTTCCGCCCGATGCAGGGCAGATACGTTTTCTCGAACCGGATGCGGAGAGATTCCTGATTGATTCAGAGACTTTACGGAATGAGATTGCGAAGATGCCGGCAACTGTGAGCTTTGGTCTTGCGCCGCACAGTGTGCGGGCAGTTCCGCGGGAGTATCTGAAGACTATCTCGGCCTGGGCTCATACGCATGCGATGCCTTTGCACATGCATGTGGCTGAACAGCCTGCGGAGATTGAGGCTTGCGTCGCTGAGTATAAAGCGACGCCGTTTGAGTTTCTCGATCAGCTTGGCCTGATGACGCATGACTTCACCGCTATTCATGCGATCCATCTGCAGGACGGCGAGATCGAGCGGATGGGGCGCGGGAAGATTACGGTGGGTGCTTGTCCTACAACGGAACGCAATCTTGGGGACGGGATTCTCGCTGCGGACGAGTTGATTGATGCGGGTGTGTCGATCGCCCTTGGGACGGATAGCCACACGCAGACGGATGCGCTGGAAAATGCGCGGGAGCTGGAATCTAATCTGCGCCTGCGCCACCTGCAGCGGGCGGTTCTCGATGGCCGGCAGGGTGAGGCTTTGCCGGCTCTTCTGTTCGACTTTGCGACTCGCGCTGGGGCACGATCGCTTCATGTAGAAGCTGGTGCGCTGGAGGTGGGGAAGGCTGCTGATTTCTTTACGGTGGACCTGTCGGATTCTTCCATCGCGGGAAGTCTGCCGGATGAGCTGCTGACGAACGTGGTCTTCAGCATGTCCCCGCGGGCTGTTTGTGATGTTGTCGTCGATGGCAAGGTCGTCATTGATGAGAGGCGGCATGTGCTCGAGGGTGAGATCATCGAGGCGTTTCGACGAGTGCAGACGCGGTTAGGGACGGAGTTATGA
- the hutI gene encoding imidazolonepropionase: protein MSELLLTGISQAVTPFGMGPKHGAAMGQLRMIQQAAIAVDAGVISWIGPERDWRGNAESVIDLANRAVVPGLIDPHTHAIWAGDRLADFEARSAGATYEEILAAGGGIWHTIRETAKKSSEEMAALALPRVQALQRSGATTIEVKSGYGYTLEAELRMLEAVRLLQQQTHCQLVPTLLIHLCPVERAEREAYREMVCAELIPEVARRGLAHTVDIFVEHHAWSAEDARIVLGCAKAAGLSIKLHTEQFQRVGGLEMGLEMEALSVDHLEVCSLEQCELIAKSKTIATILPGVSLHLGLPTAPGRALIDAGAAVALGTDLNPGSSPLFSTAAAMGLAVRLNGLTAPEALSASTVNAAAALGLSNVGRLEVGMQANLLVLESSDWRDLPYTLGHNVVREVWVAGRKQAA, encoded by the coding sequence ATGAGCGAGTTGCTTTTGACTGGAATCTCTCAGGCTGTGACTCCATTTGGCATGGGACCGAAGCATGGGGCGGCGATGGGGCAACTGCGGATGATTCAGCAGGCAGCGATTGCTGTCGATGCGGGCGTGATCTCGTGGATTGGACCCGAGCGTGATTGGCGCGGCAATGCTGAGTCGGTCATCGATCTTGCGAATCGTGCGGTTGTTCCAGGGCTCATTGACCCTCACACTCATGCTATTTGGGCGGGTGATCGGCTGGCCGACTTTGAAGCCCGAAGCGCTGGTGCGACCTACGAAGAGATTCTCGCAGCAGGTGGAGGGATCTGGCATACGATTCGTGAGACCGCGAAGAAGAGCAGTGAGGAGATGGCAGCGCTGGCGTTGCCTCGTGTTCAGGCGCTGCAGCGTTCAGGCGCTACGACCATCGAGGTGAAGTCGGGGTACGGTTACACACTCGAAGCGGAGTTGCGGATGCTGGAGGCGGTTCGCTTGCTGCAGCAACAGACTCATTGTCAGTTGGTACCTACGTTGCTGATCCACCTCTGTCCTGTAGAGCGTGCTGAACGCGAGGCTTATCGCGAGATGGTTTGCGCTGAACTGATACCTGAGGTTGCTCGTCGCGGACTTGCGCACACGGTCGACATTTTCGTTGAGCATCACGCATGGAGCGCTGAGGACGCGAGGATCGTGCTGGGTTGCGCGAAGGCCGCGGGCTTGAGTATTAAGCTGCATACGGAGCAGTTTCAACGGGTTGGTGGGCTGGAGATGGGATTGGAGATGGAAGCGCTGAGTGTCGATCATCTTGAGGTGTGCTCGCTGGAGCAGTGTGAGCTGATCGCGAAATCGAAGACGATTGCGACGATCCTTCCGGGAGTGAGTCTTCACCTGGGTCTTCCGACTGCGCCGGGTCGTGCGCTCATCGATGCGGGGGCGGCCGTAGCACTCGGCACGGATCTGAATCCTGGTTCCAGTCCGCTCTTTTCTACTGCGGCAGCAATGGGCCTCGCAGTGAGGTTGAATGGACTGACTGCGCCTGAGGCGTTGAGCGCGTCGACGGTGAATGCAGCGGCGGCGCTTGGGTTGTCGAATGTGGGGCGGCTGGAGGTTGGGATGCAAGCGAATTTGCTTGTGCTTGAGAGTTCGGATTGGCGGGACCTTCCTTACACGCTCGGACATAATGTGGTTCGCGAGGTCTGGGTTGCCGGGCGAAAGCAGGCTGCATGA
- the hutU gene encoding urocanate hydratase, which yields MSPYSPIRAPRGNTRTAQGWIQEAAKRMLMNNLDPEVAEKPEELIVYGGRGKAARNWEAYHTLVNTLDRLKNHETMLVQSGKAVAVLETHPLAPRVLIANSNLVPHWANWNEFDKLDRAGLMMYGQMTAGSWIYIGTQGILQGTYETFLGAAQKYFNGSLKGTITLTAGLGGMGGAQPLAVKLAGGVSICIEVDESRIQRRIATRYLDEVASSLEDAISRATAARKEGRAVSIGLLGNAAAILPQIVRSGFVPDVVTDQTSAHDPLYGYWPVAREDEDLAAQRSREPERYLERVRMDIAQHVQAILELQRRGAVCFDYGNNLRAQAKIAGVADAFDYPGFVPAFIRDSFCEGRGPFRWVALSGDPADIAATDAALLKLFPDDARLNQWLPWAGEHVAYQGLPARICWLGYRERDQAGLLFNQMVQDGRLKAPIVIGRDHLDAGSVASPYRETEAMLDGSDAVSDWALLNFATGIASGAGWMSFHHGGGVGMGYSQHAGLVAVADGSEEAEQRLRLCLTNDPAMGVIRHADAGYEKARRVAGERGLDMPSIQTTDTAEAR from the coding sequence ATGAGTCCCTATAGCCCGATTCGTGCACCACGCGGAAACACACGTACGGCGCAAGGCTGGATTCAGGAAGCGGCCAAACGTATGTTGATGAACAACCTCGATCCGGAGGTGGCGGAGAAGCCAGAGGAGTTGATTGTCTATGGTGGGCGCGGGAAGGCGGCTCGCAACTGGGAGGCTTACCATACGCTGGTCAACACGCTCGATCGGCTGAAGAATCATGAGACGATGCTGGTGCAGTCGGGAAAAGCGGTGGCAGTGCTCGAGACACACCCGCTGGCTCCGCGAGTCTTGATCGCCAATTCGAATCTTGTGCCGCACTGGGCGAACTGGAACGAGTTCGACAAGCTGGATCGTGCTGGGTTGATGATGTATGGACAGATGACTGCGGGTTCGTGGATCTACATTGGTACGCAGGGAATTCTTCAAGGAACGTACGAGACTTTTCTGGGTGCGGCGCAGAAATACTTCAACGGCTCTCTCAAAGGGACGATTACACTCACTGCCGGTCTGGGTGGCATGGGAGGCGCGCAGCCTCTTGCGGTAAAGCTGGCGGGCGGTGTCAGCATCTGTATTGAAGTGGACGAGAGCCGGATTCAGCGTCGCATCGCTACGCGATATCTGGATGAGGTAGCGAGTTCGCTCGAAGATGCGATTTCGCGAGCGACGGCGGCACGCAAAGAGGGCCGCGCTGTTTCGATCGGGCTGCTGGGAAATGCTGCTGCGATCCTGCCGCAGATTGTGCGGAGCGGTTTTGTGCCTGATGTAGTTACAGATCAAACGAGCGCGCATGACCCTCTGTATGGCTACTGGCCGGTTGCCAGGGAGGATGAGGACCTGGCGGCGCAACGGAGCCGTGAACCGGAGCGCTATCTGGAGCGGGTGCGCATGGATATTGCTCAGCACGTCCAGGCAATTCTGGAGTTACAGCGGCGTGGCGCAGTTTGCTTCGACTACGGCAACAATCTGCGTGCGCAGGCCAAAATCGCCGGTGTGGCCGATGCTTTTGACTATCCCGGATTTGTTCCTGCGTTTATTCGTGATTCTTTTTGCGAGGGGCGAGGACCTTTTCGATGGGTTGCGCTCTCGGGCGATCCTGCCGATATTGCGGCAACCGATGCGGCGCTGCTCAAGCTCTTCCCCGACGATGCACGGCTGAATCAATGGCTGCCATGGGCTGGAGAGCATGTTGCGTATCAAGGGTTGCCGGCGCGCATCTGCTGGTTGGGCTACAGGGAACGCGATCAAGCGGGTCTGCTGTTCAATCAGATGGTGCAGGATGGCCGGCTGAAGGCTCCGATTGTGATTGGTCGCGATCATCTGGATGCGGGTTCGGTTGCGAGTCCTTATCGCGAGACGGAGGCGATGCTGGATGGTTCGGACGCTGTGTCGGATTGGGCACTCCTCAACTTTGCTACGGGGATTGCCAGCGGAGCGGGTTGGATGAGCTTTCATCATGGGGGTGGCGTTGGCATGGGATACAGTCAGCACGCCGGGCTTGTCGCTGTGGCTGATGGCAGTGAAGAGGCGGAGCAGCGGTTGCGGCTGTGCCTAACGAATGATCCAGCTATGGGGGTGATTCGACATGCCGATGCGGGATACGAGAAGGCGCGTAGAGTTGCAGGTGAGCGCGGACTCGACATGCCGAGCATTCAGACAACGGACACCGCCGAGGCGAGATGA
- the hutH gene encoding histidine ammonia-lyase produces MVELNGRSLTIDEVVRVARGGESASIAGSALGRMKISRGKVEEALRGETAVYALNTGVGLLANVRLEADGIEQMQLNLVRSHCCGVGEPLPADVVRAMMLIRANILAMGLSGIRPVVAERLCDLLNSGITPVVPMRGSVGASGDLAPLAHMALVLIGEGEAFLSGERGAAAECLQRVGLEPLKLQAKEGISLLNGTQAMLAIGCLQLHDLNELFQSAQIAAALTLQALRGTSAAYDERLHAARPHPGQVHSAASLRELLAGSTRHRSSTSVQDAYCLRCVPQVHGAVWDSLRQAERVFAIELNSATDNPLLLEDDFVSGGNFHGAPLALVLDQLAIAMCQLAGISERRTERLMNPSLNEGLPAFLATKPGVESGLMMAQVTSAALVAEMRVLATPASACSIPTSGNQEDFVSMGMTAALKLMQSVTHCRMVLAIEWLTATRALDLRGDRSVSPMLDAARSAFRVACPEWEGDCVLSGVMADADEFLAKIEWASALNVPEVAHA; encoded by the coding sequence ATGGTTGAACTGAATGGAAGATCGTTGACGATTGATGAAGTTGTTCGAGTTGCACGAGGGGGCGAGTCTGCCTCGATTGCGGGGAGTGCTTTGGGGCGGATGAAGATCTCGCGCGGCAAGGTGGAAGAGGCGCTTCGTGGCGAGACCGCAGTCTATGCGCTGAACACGGGTGTTGGGCTGCTGGCGAATGTGCGGCTCGAGGCGGATGGGATTGAGCAGATGCAGTTGAATCTGGTGCGTTCGCACTGCTGTGGCGTGGGGGAGCCGCTGCCTGCGGACGTTGTTCGGGCGATGATGCTGATCAGGGCAAACATTCTTGCGATGGGATTGTCGGGGATTCGGCCCGTAGTTGCGGAGAGGCTGTGCGACCTGCTTAACTCGGGCATTACTCCGGTTGTGCCGATGCGTGGCAGCGTTGGCGCGAGTGGGGATCTGGCGCCGCTTGCGCATATGGCGCTGGTGTTGATTGGCGAGGGTGAGGCATTTCTGTCGGGGGAGCGGGGGGCGGCTGCGGAGTGCCTGCAGCGTGTTGGGCTGGAGCCGTTGAAGCTTCAGGCGAAGGAAGGGATCTCGCTGCTGAACGGGACGCAGGCGATGCTGGCGATCGGATGTTTACAGCTACATGATCTCAATGAGTTGTTTCAGTCAGCGCAGATTGCGGCGGCTCTGACTCTGCAGGCGTTGCGTGGCACGTCGGCGGCGTACGATGAACGGCTTCATGCGGCACGTCCGCATCCGGGGCAGGTTCATAGTGCGGCTTCGCTTCGTGAGTTGCTTGCGGGATCGACGCGGCATCGGTCGAGTACGAGCGTTCAGGACGCTTATTGTTTGCGCTGTGTTCCGCAGGTGCATGGAGCGGTGTGGGACTCGCTGCGTCAGGCGGAGAGGGTCTTCGCAATTGAGTTGAATAGTGCGACGGACAATCCTTTGCTGCTCGAGGATGACTTTGTTTCGGGCGGTAACTTTCATGGAGCTCCGCTTGCGCTGGTCTTGGACCAGTTGGCAATTGCGATGTGCCAGTTGGCTGGGATTTCGGAGCGCAGGACAGAGAGGCTGATGAATCCTAGTCTCAATGAAGGGCTCCCTGCGTTTCTGGCGACGAAGCCGGGGGTTGAGTCGGGATTGATGATGGCACAGGTGACCTCTGCCGCGCTGGTCGCCGAGATGCGGGTTCTGGCTACGCCGGCCTCTGCTTGTTCGATCCCAACGAGCGGGAACCAAGAGGACTTTGTGAGCATGGGAATGACGGCTGCTTTGAAGTTGATGCAATCGGTGACGCACTGCAGGATGGTGTTGGCGATTGAATGGCTGACCGCGACGCGTGCGCTCGACCTTCGCGGAGATCGTTCCGTGTCGCCTATGCTGGATGCAGCTCGCAGTGCATTTCGCGTTGCGTGTCCCGAGTGGGAGGGAGATTGCGTGTTGTCCGGAGTTATGGCTGATGCAGATGAGTTTCTTGCGAAGATCGAATGGGCGTCGGCCCTGAATGTGCCGGAGGTGGCGCACGCATGA
- a CDS encoding Lrp/AsnC family transcriptional regulator, whose protein sequence is MAKDLDPIDYNIVRMLAEDARISYAELGRKVGLSPSAVAERIHQLEADKVILGYRALLDEKAFGYPVMAFIRLTCDNTHYRPFLKFLPTIDAVQECHHITGGEAFLIKVRLSSIDQLEPLIERLLPYGMPTTSMVLSTPVYRQQEAWLLRHAGFPSRPRKK, encoded by the coding sequence ATGGCTAAAGATCTTGACCCCATCGACTACAACATCGTGCGTATGCTCGCCGAGGACGCCAGAATCTCTTACGCAGAACTCGGCCGCAAGGTCGGTCTTTCGCCATCTGCCGTGGCCGAACGAATCCACCAACTCGAAGCCGACAAGGTCATCCTCGGCTACCGCGCCCTGCTCGACGAGAAAGCCTTCGGTTATCCGGTCATGGCCTTCATCCGCCTCACCTGCGACAACACCCACTATCGCCCGTTCCTAAAATTTCTCCCCACCATCGATGCCGTGCAGGAGTGCCATCACATCACAGGCGGAGAAGCCTTCCTCATCAAAGTCAGGCTCTCGTCTATTGACCAGCTCGAGCCCCTCATCGAACGCCTTCTCCCCTACGGAATGCCCACCACCAGCATGGTTCTCTCGACTCCCGTCTATCGGCAACAAGAGGCTTGGCTCCTCAGACACGCCGGCTTCCCGTCACGCCCTAGAAAAAAGTAG
- a CDS encoding M20/M25/M40 family metallo-hydrolase, whose protein sequence is MRSIAACLVSVALTSSLFAQPTQLPDADKTIARDIFRELIETNTTDSVGSTTVASDAMRKRLLDAGFAESDVVVMGPNDRKGNMVARYRGRAGSTLKPVLIIGHIDVVEAKRSDWTTDPFQFVEKDGYFYGRGTQDMKDSDAAAVESFIRMKREGFVPDRDIILALTADEEGGKSNGVDWLLKNHRELVDAAFALNPDAGGPELEKGKAVSMGVEATEKLYADYRVSATNPGGHSSLPRPDNAIYQVADALGRLEKAQFPLETNEVTRAYFASSAKTKEGQLAGDLKALSDAVPNAEAAQRLSKDAIYNSLLHTTCVATMMSAGHAPNALPGSAVANVNCRIFPGHSQEEIRQELIRIFADPTLKVQYVDNSGEVFEKGSDRKSMAPPPLDPVVFRPLDAVVKAMWPGIPVIPEMETGASDSVYTMSVGIPSYGFSGMGLDRDDVRAHGRDERIRAIDFYTGVEFEYLYLKALTSE, encoded by the coding sequence TTGAGATCAATCGCCGCTTGTCTGGTTTCCGTTGCTTTGACGTCGTCGCTCTTTGCCCAGCCTACCCAGTTGCCTGATGCTGATAAGACGATTGCTCGTGACATCTTTCGAGAGTTGATTGAGACGAACACGACGGACTCGGTTGGGAGCACGACGGTCGCGTCGGATGCGATGCGGAAGCGGCTGCTGGATGCCGGTTTTGCGGAGTCGGATGTGGTGGTGATGGGGCCGAATGACAGGAAAGGCAATATGGTGGCGCGATATCGCGGGCGTGCGGGCTCGACGCTGAAACCAGTGCTGATTATCGGGCATATCGATGTGGTCGAAGCAAAGCGTTCGGACTGGACGACTGATCCGTTTCAGTTTGTCGAGAAGGATGGGTACTTTTACGGGCGCGGGACGCAGGATATGAAAGATAGCGATGCGGCTGCGGTTGAGAGCTTTATCAGAATGAAGCGTGAGGGATTTGTCCCTGATCGCGACATCATTCTGGCTTTGACTGCGGATGAAGAAGGAGGCAAGTCGAACGGCGTGGATTGGCTGCTGAAGAATCATCGCGAACTTGTCGATGCGGCGTTTGCGTTGAATCCTGATGCGGGTGGGCCTGAGTTGGAGAAGGGCAAGGCTGTGAGCATGGGGGTTGAGGCAACGGAAAAACTTTATGCCGACTATCGTGTGTCTGCGACAAACCCAGGAGGGCATAGTTCCCTGCCGCGGCCTGACAATGCGATTTATCAGGTTGCGGATGCGTTGGGCAGATTAGAGAAGGCGCAGTTCCCTTTGGAGACGAATGAGGTGACGCGCGCTTACTTTGCGAGTAGCGCGAAGACGAAAGAGGGACAGCTGGCGGGAGATCTGAAGGCTCTGTCGGACGCGGTGCCGAATGCAGAGGCTGCGCAGCGGTTGTCGAAGGACGCGATCTATAACTCGTTGCTGCATACGACCTGCGTAGCGACGATGATGTCGGCGGGACATGCGCCGAATGCATTGCCGGGAAGCGCGGTGGCAAACGTAAATTGCCGCATATTTCCTGGGCATTCGCAGGAGGAGATTCGACAGGAGCTGATTCGGATCTTTGCCGATCCGACGCTGAAGGTGCAGTATGTCGACAACAGTGGCGAGGTGTTTGAAAAGGGGTCTGATCGTAAGTCGATGGCGCCGCCGCCGCTGGATCCAGTGGTGTTTCGGCCGCTCGACGCTGTGGTGAAGGCGATGTGGCCTGGTATTCCGGTGATTCCTGAGATGGAGACAGGCGCTTCCGACAGCGTATACACGATGAGTGTGGGGATTCCGAGTTATGGCTTCTCGGGTATGGGTTTGGACCGCGACGATGTTCGTGCGCATGGGCGGGATGAACGTATTCGCGCCATCGATTTTTATACCGGAGTTGAGTTCGAGTATTTGTATCTGAAGGCGCTTACTTCGGAATAA